One part of the Actinomyces howellii genome encodes these proteins:
- a CDS encoding hydroxymethylpyrimidine/phosphomethylpyrimidine kinase, with translation MSDSPPIVLTIAGSEASGGAGAQTDLKTFHQLGVFGCTALTCIVSFDPANDWGHRFVPVDPQVIHDQIEAAVAVHGRVDAVKIGMLGTVPTIETVARALGEYDFPHVVVDPVLICKGQEPGAALDIDNALRELVLPHATVATPNLFESEVLSGLGPIEDVEGLTAAARAIHDQGVPVVVAKAGTLLGTDTALDVYDDGTAQVLEVPAVGRERVSGAGCTLAAAITAELAKGADPRAAAVTAKDVVVSSIEHRMHGAAPFDCVYQGRYRG, from the coding sequence ATGAGCGACTCCCCTCCGATCGTCCTGACCATCGCCGGCTCCGAGGCCTCCGGCGGCGCCGGCGCCCAGACCGACCTCAAGACCTTCCACCAGCTCGGGGTCTTCGGCTGCACCGCACTGACCTGCATCGTCTCCTTCGACCCCGCCAACGACTGGGGCCACCGCTTCGTGCCCGTCGACCCGCAGGTCATCCACGACCAGATCGAGGCGGCGGTGGCCGTGCACGGCCGCGTCGACGCCGTCAAGATCGGCATGCTCGGCACCGTCCCCACCATCGAGACGGTGGCCAGGGCCCTGGGCGAGTACGACTTCCCCCACGTCGTGGTCGACCCCGTCCTCATCTGCAAGGGCCAGGAGCCCGGTGCCGCCCTCGACATCGACAACGCGCTGCGCGAGCTCGTCCTGCCCCACGCCACCGTGGCCACCCCGAACCTCTTCGAGAGCGAGGTCCTCTCCGGCCTCGGGCCGATCGAGGACGTCGAGGGCCTCACGGCGGCCGCCCGCGCCATCCACGACCAGGGAGTCCCCGTCGTCGTGGCCAAGGCCGGGACGCTCCTGGGCACCGACACGGCCCTCGACGTCTACGACGACGGCACCGCACAGGTCCTCGAGGTCCCGGCCGTCGGCCGCGAGCGCGTCTCAGGCGCCGGGTGCACCCTGGCAGCCGCCATCACGGCCGAGCTCGCCAAGGGGGCCGACCCGCGCGCGGCCGCGGTCACCGCCAAGGACGTCGTCGTGTCCTCCATCGAGCACCGCATGCACGGGGCAGCCCCCTTCGACTGCGTCTACCAGGGTCGCTACCGGGGCTGA
- a CDS encoding amino acid permease, translated as MSGHPHTATAPQAGSLQRRLRTRHVNLIAIGGAIGTGLFVGTGVSIADAGPGGALLSYGVIGLAIFFMMGALGEMVTHRPVAGAFETYTGEYVEPALGFTVGWMYWYSCAMTIAVELVASSIIMKYWFPGSPSLLWSALFLGIILSLNLFSARIFGESEFWFAGIKVITIIVFLILGVAMIVGIMGGHEGGLGNWTTGEAPFVGGWAGTTSVLMVAGFSFIGVESAAVAAGEAEKPRTTMPRAINSVFLRIMIFYVGAIAVVATLVAYTDPNLLQASEENIAASPFTLVFERAGLAIAAAFMNAVVLTSVLSAGNSTLYVGSRLLYSMAGSGRAPRVFARVSRSGVPVWGVLATVGISMLGFLSSLVGDSVAYTWFYNATGLTGFIVWVGVCLAHLRFRAAWKAQGRTVADLPYRAKLFPVGTWFALVVFVLVIIGQGVNLALSGFTWYGLLVAYVGLPITVALWLGFKLVRGSRLTPLREIDLSAQDVE; from the coding sequence ATGAGTGGACACCCCCACACCGCAACCGCCCCCCAGGCCGGCTCCCTCCAGCGCCGGCTGCGCACCCGTCACGTCAACCTCATCGCGATCGGCGGAGCGATCGGCACCGGTCTGTTCGTCGGTACGGGCGTGTCGATCGCCGACGCAGGGCCGGGTGGCGCGCTGCTCAGCTACGGCGTCATCGGCCTGGCGATCTTCTTCATGATGGGGGCGCTGGGAGAGATGGTCACCCACCGGCCGGTGGCCGGGGCCTTCGAGACCTACACCGGGGAGTACGTCGAGCCGGCGCTCGGGTTCACGGTGGGCTGGATGTACTGGTACTCGTGCGCCATGACGATCGCCGTTGAGCTGGTCGCCTCCTCGATCATCATGAAGTACTGGTTCCCCGGCTCCCCCTCCCTGCTGTGGAGCGCCCTGTTCCTGGGGATCATCCTGTCCCTCAACCTCTTCTCCGCCCGGATCTTCGGGGAGTCCGAGTTCTGGTTCGCAGGCATCAAGGTCATCACGATCATCGTCTTCCTCATCCTGGGCGTGGCGATGATCGTCGGCATCATGGGCGGCCACGAGGGCGGCCTGGGGAACTGGACCACCGGCGAGGCGCCCTTCGTGGGCGGATGGGCCGGGACGACCTCGGTGCTCATGGTCGCCGGGTTCTCCTTCATCGGCGTGGAGTCGGCCGCCGTGGCGGCCGGTGAGGCGGAGAAACCCCGCACGACGATGCCCCGGGCCATCAACTCGGTGTTCCTGCGGATCATGATCTTCTACGTCGGGGCGATCGCGGTCGTGGCGACGCTCGTGGCCTACACCGACCCCAACCTGCTCCAGGCCTCCGAGGAGAACATCGCGGCCAGCCCCTTCACCCTCGTCTTCGAGCGGGCCGGACTGGCCATCGCGGCCGCCTTCATGAACGCCGTCGTGCTCACCTCGGTGCTCTCGGCCGGCAACTCCACGCTCTACGTCGGGTCCCGACTCCTGTACTCCATGGCCGGATCGGGACGGGCCCCGCGGGTCTTCGCCCGGGTCTCGCGCTCCGGGGTGCCGGTGTGGGGCGTGCTCGCCACGGTCGGGATCTCGATGCTCGGCTTCCTGTCCAGCCTCGTGGGCGACTCGGTGGCCTACACCTGGTTCTACAACGCCACCGGCCTGACCGGTTTCATCGTGTGGGTGGGGGTGTGCCTGGCTCACCTTCGCTTCCGCGCCGCCTGGAAGGCGCAGGGGCGCACGGTCGCGGACCTGCCCTACCGGGCCAAGCTCTTCCCGGTGGGCACCTGGTTCGCCCTCGTCGTCTTCGTCCTGGTCATCATCGGGCAGGGCGTCAACCTGGCCCTGTCCGGATTCACCTGGTACGGCCTGCTCGTGGCCTACGTCGGGCTGCCCATCACGGTGGCGCTGTGGCTGGGCTTCAAGCTCGTCCGCGGATCCCGGCTGACACCGCTGCGCGAGATCGACCTGTCCGCGCAGGACGTCGAGTAG
- a CDS encoding IS30 family transposase codes for MVRGTGHGRRLGAQGRGAIAAGLARGDSLASIARFLGVAVSTVSREVAAGGGRQAYDPQARHAQARAARARPKARVLDSNDQLRALVVQGLRQRWSPQQISRRLAADHPERDDLRVSHETIYQSLYVQGRGTLRAELGRHYRLRTGRSRRVPRSALAGPLASRPWLADARISTRPAQVADRAVPGHWEGDLVMGAGNRTAMITLVERTTRLVLIAPLLTDHTATTVATVLETMIKGLPRSMARSLTWDQGGEMAQVARFRTATNLEVYFCDPHSPWQRGTNENTNGLIREFFPKGTDLSTYPLHAFEQAQHLLNTRPRQTLDWATPAEAFNRLLQKTEHDTTIALTT; via the coding sequence ATGGTCCGGGGTACCGGGCACGGCAGGCGTCTGGGGGCTCAGGGGCGCGGCGCGATCGCTGCGGGCCTGGCCAGGGGTGATTCCCTGGCCTCGATCGCCCGGTTCCTGGGGGTGGCTGTCTCCACGGTCAGCCGCGAGGTCGCTGCCGGCGGGGGCCGGCAGGCCTACGACCCCCAGGCCCGCCACGCCCAGGCCCGGGCCGCCAGGGCACGGCCCAAGGCGCGTGTGCTGGACTCCAACGACCAGCTGCGGGCCCTGGTGGTCCAGGGCCTGAGACAGCGGTGGTCGCCCCAGCAGATCAGCCGCCGTCTGGCTGCGGACCACCCCGAGCGCGATGATCTTCGTGTGAGCCACGAGACGATCTACCAGTCCCTGTACGTCCAGGGCCGAGGGACGCTGCGCGCCGAGCTGGGCCGTCACTACAGGCTGCGCACCGGGCGGAGTCGGCGCGTGCCACGCTCGGCCCTGGCCGGGCCCCTGGCCTCCAGGCCCTGGCTGGCCGACGCGCGTATCAGCACCCGCCCGGCCCAGGTCGCCGACCGGGCCGTGCCAGGCCACTGGGAGGGCGACCTGGTCATGGGCGCGGGCAACCGCACCGCGATGATCACCCTGGTCGAACGCACCACCCGCCTGGTCCTGATCGCCCCGCTGCTGACCGACCACACCGCCACCACCGTGGCCACGGTGCTGGAGACCATGATCAAGGGCCTGCCCCGCTCCATGGCCCGGTCCCTGACCTGGGACCAGGGCGGCGAGATGGCCCAGGTCGCCCGCTTCAGGACCGCCACCAACCTCGAGGTGTACTTCTGCGACCCCCACAGCCCCTGGCAACGAGGAACCAACGAGAACACCAACGGCCTGATCCGCGAGTTCTTCCCCAAAGGCACCGACCTGTCGACCTACCCCCTCCACGCCTTCGAACAGGCCCAGCACCTCCTCAACACCCGCCCCCGCCAGACCCTAGACTGGGCCACACCCGCAGAAGCCTTCAACAGGCTCCTGCAGAAAACAGAACACGACACCACCATTGCACTCACCACCTGA
- the ddaH gene encoding dimethylargininase: MESPMEITETTEVTKALVRRPSPRLAEGLVTHIERSEIDLDLAQRQWQDYVDALHSQGWETIEVEPAPDCPDSVFVEDAVVVYGRTAVITRPGADARKPETVGAEKAVAALGYDVKRIEAPGTLDGGDVLKFGGTVWVGLGGRTNEEGVRQLREHLAAEGAETIGVPLTKVLHLKSAVTALPDGTVVGYEPLVDDPSVWDSFLAVPEESGAHVVLLGGDRILMAADAPRSAELFRSRGYTVTTVDISEYEKLEGCVTCLSVRLRGCPS, encoded by the coding sequence CTGGAGTCACCCATGGAGATCACGGAGACCACGGAGGTCACCAAGGCCCTCGTCCGTCGTCCGAGCCCCCGCCTCGCCGAGGGCCTCGTCACCCACATCGAGCGCAGCGAGATCGACCTTGATCTGGCTCAGCGTCAGTGGCAGGACTACGTCGACGCGCTCCACTCCCAGGGCTGGGAGACGATCGAGGTCGAGCCCGCCCCCGACTGCCCCGACTCGGTGTTCGTCGAGGACGCGGTCGTCGTCTACGGCCGCACCGCCGTCATCACCCGCCCGGGAGCCGACGCCCGCAAGCCCGAGACCGTCGGTGCCGAGAAGGCTGTCGCCGCGCTGGGCTACGACGTCAAGCGCATCGAGGCCCCCGGCACGCTCGACGGCGGTGACGTCCTCAAGTTCGGCGGCACCGTGTGGGTCGGCCTGGGAGGCCGCACCAACGAGGAGGGCGTGCGCCAGCTGCGCGAGCACCTGGCCGCTGAGGGCGCCGAGACGATCGGGGTCCCCCTCACCAAGGTCCTGCACCTGAAGTCGGCCGTCACCGCCCTGCCCGACGGCACCGTCGTCGGTTACGAGCCGCTTGTGGACGACCCGAGCGTGTGGGACTCCTTCCTGGCCGTGCCCGAGGAGTCCGGGGCCCACGTCGTCCTCCTGGGGGGCGACCGGATCCTCATGGCCGCCGACGCCCCCCGCTCCGCCGAGCTGTTCCGCTCCCGGGGCTACACGGTCACGACGGTCGACATCTCCGAGTACGAGAAGCTCGAGGGCTGCGTGACCTGCCTGTCCGTCCGCCTGCGGGGCTGCCCCTCCTGA